From Epinephelus lanceolatus isolate andai-2023 chromosome 5, ASM4190304v1, whole genome shotgun sequence, the proteins below share one genomic window:
- the LOC117262620 gene encoding synaptotagmin-1: MTGNRRAAPDAHGTPDIPTHLPNATTTPGQIQPGGHNPNKFMSELRSIHMPSWAVAALCIVVLCVALSCAVCVWKKCLKKKDKDKEKDKKKGKEKSNGGFDTEMDGGYKEPLKDEGTKETDLSDNEPKEEEKLGRLHFTLDYNFTDNTLVVGILQAAELPAMDVGGSSDPYVKLYLLPDKKKKFETKVHRKTLEPNFNETFTFKVPYTELGGKTLVMTVYDFDRFSKHDAIGAVKILMSSVDFSQSLQEWRDLQKAEKEESERLGDICLSLRYVPTAGKLTVVILEAKNLKKMDVGGLSDPYVKIHLMQNGKRLKKKKTTIKKNTLNPYYNESFSFEVPCEQIEKVQVAVTVLDYDKIGKNDAIGKVLLGNNSTGTEQRHWEDMLANPRRPIAQWHSLKPEDEINVLISNKK, translated from the exons ATGACTGGGAACCGTCGAGCTGCCCCAGATGCCCACGGCACCCCCGATATCCCAACCCACTTGCCAAATGCAACAACCACCCCAGGCCAAATACAACCTGGAGGCCACAATCCCAACAAGTTCATGAGTGAACTGCGCAGCATCCACA TGCCATCGTGGGCCGTTGCTGCCCTTTGCATCGTGGTTTTGTGCGTGGCGCTGTCGtgtgccgtgtgtgtgtggaagaagTGCTTGAAAAAGAAGGACAAGGACAAAGAAAAGGAcaagaaaaagggaaaagagaAGAGTAACGGAGGCTTTGACACTGAAATGGATGGAGGTTACAAAGAG CCGTTGAAAGATGAAGGTACCAAAGAAACAGATCTGTCAGATAATGAGCctaaggaggaggagaagttgGGGAGACTGCATTTCACATTAGACTACAACTTCACAGATAATACG CTGGTGGTCGGCATCTTACAGGCTGCTGAACTTCCTGCCATGGACGTGGGCGGAAGCTCGGACCCTTATGTTAAACTCTATCTGCTCccggacaaaaagaaaaagtttgaaaCCAAAGTTCATAGGAAGACCCTCGAACCCAACTTCAACGAGACGTTCACATTTAAG GTACCGTACACTGAGCTGGGCGGAAAGACGCTGGTGATGACTGTGTACGACTTTGACCGCTTCTCCAAACACGATGCCATAGGAGCTGTGAAGATACTGATGAGCAGTGTGGACTTCAGCCAGTCTCTGCAGGAGTGGAGGGATCTGCAGAAggcagagaaggaggag AGTGAGCGGCTTGGAGACATCTGTTTGTCCTTGAGGTATGTGCCTACTGCGGGGAAGCTGACAGTGGTGATTTTGGAGGCCAAAAATCTGAAGAAAATGGATGTGGGTGGATTATCAG ACCCTTACGTGAAGATCCACTTAATGCAGAATGGGAAAAGGctcaagaaaaagaaaacaacgaTAAAGAAGAACACTTTAAACCCTTACTACAACGAGTCTTTCAGCTTTGAAGTGCCATGTGAACAGATAGAG AAGGTGCAAGTAGCAGTGACTGTGCTGGACTATGATAAGATTGGGAAGAATGATGCCATCGGGAAGGTGCTGCTGGGCAATAACAGCACTGGGACTGAGCAACGGCATTGGGAAGACATGCTGGCAAACCCTCGCAGGCCAATAGCTCAATGGCATAGCCTCAAACCAGAGGATGAAATCAATGTGCTAATTTCTAACAAGAAATGA